The Gemmatimonadaceae bacterium genome contains the following window.
GCCGCGTCACGAAGCCGGCGCCCTGCACCTGCTGCTCATAGCGCACGCGCACGTCGCCGCTCAAGCGGAAGTTGCCGATCCCGGCCAGCGCACGGTCGGCGCGCTGCTTGGCGGTCGCGGTCTCCGAACGCGAGGTGGCGACCTCGCGACGCATCGAGTCCATCTCGACCTCGACCTTCGACATCGCCGCGGCCAGCTCTGCCGTCATCGCCGCGGGGCATCGACGAGCAGTGCGCGCAACATCTCGGCGACTTCCTCCGCCGAGTAGGTCACGACGGCCGGTGCGTCAGCCGCAGGTGCGGACGCCGAGTCGGCGCCGGCGGGCTTGGCCTCGGCCGCGCTCGAATCGACCCGGGGGTTCACCACCGGGCGCGTGGGAGTCGACACGGCTCGCGTGCGCCGGACCGTGTCGCGCGCCGGCGTCGTGGCCGGACGCCACAGCGACGACACACCCGAGCGTGTGCTCGACTGGGCGTCGGCGGTTGCGGCGGCCCCGGGGACTAGGGCAGCGACCAGAACGAGTGAAAAGAGGCGAGCGGAGATCGACATGGCAGGTCACAGTGCGGGGACCCAGCGCAGAACGCCGGGTCCGAGTTGCTGAAGGCGGATTCGAGTGAGGACTTCCACGAGCCCGTTACCGTACAGTGACGAATGTCGGCCCCCTAGGCCGTCGACTTGCGCCACTGTTACAGAGCCACCTAACGCTATCTGCAACAACACGTTATGAGCCGCGCCGAGGGTGTCGGCGACGTTGCGGGTGTCTCAAGTCGTGACAGCTGCCGAACGGGCTCGCCGCGGCGAAAATCTCCTGAAACGGAAGCCGGCCAACATCAGTAGATTGGGCTGGGAGCCAACCCCACTCGCGGGTGGCGTGTCGAATCCGCCGAAGACCAATCCAATGCCTAGAATTCCGACCCTTTTCGTTGCCGCCGCCCTCGGCCTTGCCGCCTGCTCGGGCCGATCCGGCCCGTCGACGCCGTCCCCGGCCGAACTCTCAGGTATCGAGCGCGCGCGTCTCGATTCGCTGCGCTACCCGTACACGATGGCGGACATCTCCTTCATGAGCGGGATGATCCACCACCACGCGCAGGCCATCAAGATTTCGCGCTGGGCGCCCACGCACGGGGCGAGCGCTGAGTTGCAGCGGCTCGCGGCGCGGATCATCAACGCGCAGAACGACGAGATCACGCTGATGCGCCGCTGGCTTGGCGACCGCAATCAGGTGGCACCCAGCGTCGACAGCACCGGCAGCGTGACGATGCCCATGGCCGGAGCGGCTGCTGAGCACGCGGGACACGATATGTCCGGCGGACACGCGGGCGACGCCGCGATGCCCGGGATGCTCTCGGCGGAACAGCTCGCGGAGCTGGACGCTGCGCGCGGCGAGAGCTTCGACCTGCTGTTCCTGCAGCGGATGATCGCGCACCACCGCGGTGCCGTGACGATGGTGCGCGAGTTGCAGGCCTCGCGCGCGGGCGCGCAGGACGAGACGATCTTCAAGTTTGCAGCGGACGTCGAGGTGGACCAAACCACCGAGATCCGCCGCATGCTGACGATGCTGCTCGAGCGCGGCGGGATTCCGCCGCAGTGAGTCCAGCGCAGACCGCCGCCGGGCACCAGGAACTCGCCATCTCCCAGCGGATCGGGCTTGGCGCGGGCGTCGTGATGGCGGCGGGATGCGTCTACACGGGAATCTCCGGCGGCCTTCGCGACATCGCGACGGCCGAGACCATCGGCCAGACGGTGCAGAGCTGGGCCCAACTGGGCTACGGCGCGCTTGCTGCGACGCTCATCGCGCTCCGGCTCGGCCTCCGGCGGCGCGTCAATGCCGTCTCTTGGCTCTGGGTCGGCGTGCTCGCCGTCGCCGCCGGGGTCGCCCCCGTCGCGTGGGGTGACACCTCAATCCCTATAGGTATCTTCAGTGGGCTGGTGGCGGCCGGCATCGCCTATGGCATCGACCGACTGCTGGCCGTCGGGGCCCCCGCCCCAACCCCCGTTCGTTCCGTTCCACCCGGCGTGCGGTAGCTGCCGGCGCTTTCTTACCCTCAGAGGAGTTGCTGATGTCCCTGCTGAACTCGCGCCGTCGTGCGGCGCTGTCGCTCGCCGGACTGGCCCTCGTCGCCGCCTGCTCGCAGCAGCCGGCCGCCGACACGCCGGCCCCCGCCAGCGCAATGAACCCGATGAACGACGCACGCGTCGGCCTCTCGGCCGGCCTCTTCGATGCCGGCAAGGCCGTGTCGAACATGCGCGTGGTGGCCGAGGCGCGCTCGCCCGAGGGATTCCTCGGCATCACGAACTCGGACCTCGCCTTCACCGGCAACTACGTCATCCAGGGCAACTACAACGGCCCGGTGATCTGGGACATCTCCAACCCGGCGAGCCCCAAGATCGTGAAGGCGATGGTGTGCCCGGCCTCGCAGAATGACGTCTCCGTGTACGGCAACCTGCTCTTCCTCTCGGCCGAGGCCTTCAACGGCCGCGTGGACTGCGCACCCGGCGGCGCGCCGGGCCAGGTGAACAAGGAGCGCTTCCGTGGCGTGCGCGTGTTCGACATCACGAACATCGCCGACCCGAAGCTGGTCGCCAACGTGCAGACCTGCCGCGGCTCGCACACGCACACGGTGCTGGCCGACCCGAAGGACCGCGAGAACGTCTACATCTACGTCTCCGGCTCGGCCGGCGTGCGCTCCAACGAGGAACTCGCGGGCTGCGTGAACGAGAACCCGGCCGAGAACCCGAACTCCTCGCTGCTGCGCATCGAGATCATCAAGGTGCCGCTGGCGAACCCGTCGGCGGCCGCAATCGTGAACCGGGCGAACATCTTCGCGGGCCTCACGAACCCGCCGAGCCACGGTCCCACCGCCGCCGAGGCGAAGGAGGCCGCGGAGCGTGCGGCCGCTGCCCGCGCCGCCGGTGGCTTCGTGGTCAAGAACCCGCAGACCGGCGCGGACATCGTGCTCGGCGGGAACTTCGTGCGTAATCAGCTCGACAGCATCGTGAAGGCGCGTGGTGGCACGGGCGTGGCCCAGGTGACTGGCGCCGACTCCGCCGCCTTCCGTAGCGCCGCCCAAGGCATCGTCAACGGCTTCTTCGGCAACGCGGCCGGCCCCGGCTCGCCGCTCAGCGCCGGCTCCCAGTGCCACGACATCACGGTGTATCCGGCGCTCGGCCTGGCCGGCGGCGCCTGTGAGGGCCACGGCCTGCTGCTCGACATCTCCGACCCGGTGCGCCCGGTCCGCCTGGACGCCGTGGCCGACTCGAACTTCGCCTACTGGCACTCGGCCACCTTCAGCAACGACGGCTCGAAGATCCTCTTCTCGGACGAGTGGGGCGGCGGCGGCGCGCCGAAGTGCCGCGACACCGACAACTACGAGTGGGGCGCGAACGCCATCTTCACGATCGAGAACAAGAAGATGAAGTTCCACTCCTACTACAAGATCCCGACCGTCCAGACCTCGAACGAGAACTGCGTGGCCCATAACGGCTCGCTGATCCCGGTGCCCGGCCGCGACATCATGGTGCAGGCCTGGTACCAGGGCGGCATCTCGGTGTTTGACTGGTCCAACCCGGCCAAGCCCTTCGAGATCGCCTTCTTCGACCGCGGCCCGGTCCGCGGCGACCGCATGGACATGGGCGGCTCCTGGTCCGTGTACTGGTACAACGGCAACATCATCAGCTCGGAGATCGCGCGCGGCATGGACATCGCGCAGCTCACGCCGAGCGAGTTCCTCTCGCAGAACGAGATCGACGCGGCCAACACGGTGCGCTGGGACCAGCTGAACGCCCAGGGCCAGCCGCAGATCGAGTGGCCGACGACGTTCGCACTGGCCAAGGCCTATCTGGACCAGGCCCAGCGCAACAATTGCATGACGGACGCGCGGGTCAACACTGTGCGCACCGCCATCGGCAACGCCGAGCGCGCCACGGGCGCCGCGCGGGCCCAGCAGCTCCGTCGCCTCGCCGACGAGCTCGCCACGGACGCGCGGAACTCCTGCGACAACAACAAGGTCGAGAAGCTCCGCAAGACCATTCAGGACCTGCAGAACGTCGTGATCTCGTAAGCACGACATCCGACGGACAGACGCCCCGGTCGCCACGCAGTGGCGGCCGGGGCGTTCTGCATCGGCGCCGCGGTGGGCGCGCTTCGCGGTTTTGCCGCGAGGCGCGCGGGACCCAACTCACCGCGCCTGGCGAATCAACAGCCCCGGCAGGGCGGGCCGAGCCGCTGGTCGTCGCCCAGCGCGCGTAGCATGCGCGCATCGCCGGTCAGCTCCCAGTGGATCAACGACACGGGAATCATCCCGGCCGCATTCACTTCATCGAAGAAGCGCCGCAGCGAGAAATCGTCGCCAAGCTGCCGAGCGCGCAGCGCCATCGTTTCCT
Protein-coding sequences here:
- a CDS encoding DUF305 domain-containing protein; translated protein: MPRIPTLFVAAALGLAACSGRSGPSTPSPAELSGIERARLDSLRYPYTMADISFMSGMIHHHAQAIKISRWAPTHGASAELQRLAARIINAQNDEITLMRRWLGDRNQVAPSVDSTGSVTMPMAGAAAEHAGHDMSGGHAGDAAMPGMLSAEQLAELDAARGESFDLLFLQRMIAHHRGAVTMVRELQASRAGAQDETIFKFAADVEVDQTTEIRRMLTMLLERGGIPPQ